A window from Malania oleifera isolate guangnan ecotype guangnan chromosome 7, ASM2987363v1, whole genome shotgun sequence encodes these proteins:
- the LOC131160457 gene encoding anthocyanidin 3-O-glucosyltransferase 2-like, which produces MYTPAAPEKMAELVFIPLAGMGHLVSVVEMAKLLVARNRDFSITILVMKLPFDSRGSAQLDSLAASLPAGRIRFLNLPHDDHSLAHLASATSTRRILFNLVEYYKPRVRDAVAELASSDSIRLAGFIIDMFCTPMIDIADEFHLPSYVFFTSGAAFLGFMLHLQCLLDERNQDLTELKDSDAELAIPTFANPVPTKIMPLVALDEGASKMFFDHARRFRETKGIIVNTFRELEPYALGSILDDPKVPPVYPVGPILNLHSSTNQNLEIIEWLDDQPPLSVVFLCFGSMGSFGEDQVREIAHGIERSSHKFLWSLRRPPPKGKIDIPTDYANPEDVLPEGFLDRTSDMGRVIGWAPQVAVLSHPAIGGFVSHCGWNSTLESLWCGVPLASWPIYAEQQMNAFEMVRELGLAVEITLDYKKEIIQEASRIVSADDIERGIKCVMECDSEIRRKVKQKREESRKALVEGGSSYSSLGLFIDNVMNNMKSKV; this is translated from the coding sequence ATGTATACTCCGGCGGCCCCAGAGAAAATGGCAGAGCTCGTGTTCATCCCGTTGGCGGGAATGGGCCACTTGGTGTCAGTAGTGGAGATGGCAAAGCTCCTCGTTGCTAGAAACAGGGACTTCTCCATCACCATCCTGGTCATGAAGTTGCCCTTCGACTCCAGAGGAAGCGCCCAACTTGATTCCCTCGCCGCCTCCCTCCCCGCCGGACGCATACGCTTCCTCAACCTCCCTCACGACGATCACTCCCTCGCTCACCTCGCTTCCGCCACTTCCACCCGCAGAATCCTCTTCAACTTAGTAGAGTATTACAAACCCCGAGTCAGAGATGCCGTCGCCGAACTCGCTTCCTCTGACTCGATCCGACTCGCCGGGTTTATCATCGATATGTTCTGCACACCCATGATTGACATCGCCGACGAGTTTCACCTCCCTTCCTATGTCTTCTTCACATCCGGCGCGGCCTTTCTTGGTTTCATGCTCCATCTTCAGTGTTTGCTGGACGAGCGAAATCAAGACTTGACTGAGTTAAAGGACTCGGATGCCGAGTTGGCGATTCCGACTTTCGCCAACCCAGTTCCGACAAAGATCATGCCGCTCGTGGCGCTAGATGAAGGAGCCTCCAAGATGTTCTTTGACCACGCTCGAAGGTTTCGGGAAACGAAGGGTATTATAGTTAATACGTTCAGGGAGTTGGAACCCTATGCTCTCGGCTCCATTTTGGATGATCCCAAAGTACCACCCGTCTATCCTGTAGGACCCATACTCAATCTCCACAGCAGTACCAATCAAAACTTAGAAATCATCGAATGGCTTGATGATCAGCCTCCACTGTCAGTAGTGTTCCTGTGTTTTGGGAGCATGGGAAGCTTTGGTGAGGACCAGGTTAGGGAGATTGCACATGGAATCGAGCGTAGCAGCCACAAGTTCTTATGGTCCTTGCGTCGACCTCCACCAAAGGGTAAGATTGATATTCCAACCGACTATGCAAATCCAGAAGATGTGTTGCCGGAAGGGTTCTTGGATAGGACTTCCGATATGGGAAGGGTGATTGGTTGGGCTCCGCAAGTGGCGGTCTTGTCCCACCCGGCAATTGGAGGATTTGTGTCCCATTGTGGGTGGAACTCTACCTTGGAAAGTCTCTGGTGTGGTGTGCCTCTGGCTTCGTGGCCGATTTATGCAGAACAACAGATGAACGCCTTTGAAATGGTGCGAGAGTTAGGATTGGCTGTAGAGATTACATTAGATTATAAGAAAGAGATTATTCAAGAGGCAAGTCGTATTGTGAGTGCAGATGATATCGAGAGAGGAATCAAGTGCGTGATGGAGTGTGATAGCGAGATTAGGAGGAAGGTGAAGCAAAAGAGAGAGGAAAGTAGGAAAGCCCTGGTGGAGGGAGGGTCCTCCTACTCGTCATTAGGACTTTTCATTGACAATGTAATGAATAacatgaaaagtaaggtgtag